The Dehalococcoidales bacterium genome segment ATTCCTCCGGTTGCATTAACGATAATATCCTGATTACCGAGCTTTAAATAGGCACGACGGCTAAGCACCGCCGTAATCATTAATAACCTGCCGAAATCTACGCCGTTAGCCGTTCGGCGCGGTAATCCGAACGACGTGGTATTGGTTAAGGCCTGAATCTCAACCAATAGCGGGCGGCTGCCTTCAAGTGTCGGTACAACCGCCGAGCCGACTGCTTGTTCCAATCTCTGTGAAAGAAATACTTGCGAAGGGTTGGTTACTTCCGTCATCCCTTCGTTTTTCATTTCAAAAATGCCGACTTCATTGGTTGACCCGAACCTGTTTTTTATCGAGCGCAGCAGCCTGTAGGAGCTGAACTGTTCCCCTTCAAGATACAAAACACAGTCTACGATATGTTCCAACACCTTGGGGCCGGCAATAGTGCCTTCTTTGGTGACATGCCCCGTAATAATAACGGGGATTTGGTTTGTTTTGGCCCAGTGCATTAAATGTGTAGTGCACTCGCGCACTTGTACGATACTGCCGGTGGTTGATTCAATTCCGGTAAGAGATACCGCTTGTATCGAATCAATTACCGCCAGGCTTGGTTTGATTTGATCCAAATGTTCCAAAACAGCTTCGAGGTCATTTTCCGAAAGAACATAAAGATGGTCGCTGTTAATTCCGAGCCTTGCCGCTCTTAATTTAGTTTGGCGCGGCGTTTCTTCACCCGAAACGTAAACAACCTCGCTGTTTTCTTTGGCTAAACAGGCACAGGCTTGCAACAAAAGCGTGGATTTTCCGATACCCGGTTCTCCGCCCAAAAGAATTAACGAGCCCGATACCAATCCTCCCCCCAATACACGGTTAAACTCGCCCAGCGCCAGCGGGGTGCGCGCTTCGGGCGGTGTATCAACTTGTGAGAGCTTTTGCGGACGGTTCTCGCGGTCAATAGGCCTTTTCTTTGAAGCGGATGCAGACACAACTTTTTCAACCAGCGTGTTCCATTCCCCGCATCCCGGGCATTTCCCTTCCCAGCGATAATTTTCCCTGCCGCATTCACGGCAAACAAACATAGTGCGTGTTTTATTTGCAGCCATCAGTTATTCCTCTAATCCAATTTGAAACTGTAATCGTGTCCAATAAGTCTTATCCCCATTATACAGTATGGATTGTTTTGATAACAGAAGTATGCGCTTATTTTAACATATTGCCACGGTGTATCGATTTAAAATAATTTTTTTGCGGGCGGGATTTTTTTATGCTAATGTAATATAAATTACATTGCCCGAGGAGGATCTGCGGATGTTAAATCTCGGTATTGTCGGATATGGTAATTTAGGCAGGGGGGTTCAGGCAGCGATTGAAAGAAGCCCCGATATGGAACTTTGTGCTGTTTTATCAAGGCGCCCCGAAATTATCCAAAAAGAGCTGGGAGATATTCCGGTATTTAACAGTGAAGGGTTCACCCTTCCCAAGGGGCTGAAAATAGATGTGATGATTCTTTGCGGCGGCTCAAAAGAGGATACCCCCGTGCAGGGCCCTTTGTTTGCCAAGAATTTCAGCACCGTTGACAGCTATGATGCGCATGCCAATGTGCCGGAGTACTACCAAAAAATGAATATGATTGCCCGTCAGATGGGGAACGTATCGATTATTTCCACCGGCTGGGACCCCGGCATTTTTTCGATTGAAAGAATGTTAGGGCACTCCTTTTTCCCGCAAAGTACCGCATATACTTTTTGGGGTAGGGGCGTTAGCCAAGGACATTCCGATGCCGCTCGTAAAGTAGCAGGCGTTATTGATGCGCGTCAATATACCGTTCCGATAGAAAGCGCGATTGAAGAAATCAGAAACGGAAATGTTCCCGAGCTTTTAAAAAGGGAAATGCACAAGCGTTTGGTTTACGTGGTCGCCGAAAACTTACATGAACACGACAGAATCAGAAAAGAAATAACCGAAATGCCCGATTATTATGCCGATTACGAAACCGAAGTAATTTTTATTACCGAAGAAGAAATGAAGTGCAAGCATTCGAATTTACCCCACGGGGGCTTTGTCCTGACTTCGGCCGTTACCGGTGATAACCATAAACAAATCATAGAGTACCGCTTGCAACTCGATAACAACCCCGAGTTTACGGGCAGTATTTTGGTTGCCTGTGCCAGAGCGGCTTATCGAATGAAGCAAAAAGGGCACGCCGGTGCTTTTACGATGCTTGATATACCTCCGGCGTTTTACAGCCCGCTGTCGGGCGGCGAGTTAAGACAAAGATTTGTTTAGATAGCTACTTAAAAAGTCTTGCTTAACGGGATAGGGTTACGGTCTTATCCCGTTTTCCAATCGACAAGTTGGCTTAAAACTATCATTCCGTCATGGGGCATTCCGCCAAAAACGGTATCGCATTGTCCCAGCGGCAAAACAGTTGATGCGCCGCGGCCAAGTATTTGCTCTTTTAATTCCAGTCGAAGTTTCTCGGGGAATATTCCTACGGTTGAAACGCTTTGATGGATGTATTTGAGGGCATCTTCCGCTTTGTCTACCGGCCTGATAACCACTAATCGTGATAACGGGTGATCAAGAATATCAAACTCCCCGTTAATTACCGTCGCCCCCGAAACGTAATTTTCGTTTGTATAGTTGAGATACCATTTTTCTCCGGCATATTTACCGCGTTTCATTCGTTTAATTTGTCCGGCGGCATCCGGTATTACGAAATTAGGGGCGATTCTATCGTAGTTTTTTAATCCTTGCTGTATAAGCAGCGCATATTCGTTTACTTGTTCCTTTGTTCCTTCAACGTAGTGCACAAGCGAAGCGTTACAGGAATTTTGATTATTTATCAGAACATCTTTAAGCGCTTTAGCAACTGTTTCTTTGAGGTTAGCGCTAAAGCATTTTTTGCCAATTAAACTGATACCGTATTTGGGATTAAACGAGATTACCCTTACAAAAGGGTTTTGATTTTGGATTGCCGTTACGGCATTTGCACCACCCCAAACTATAATCCTGTCAAAAGCCTTCGGTTTAAATAAATCCTTTTCAATTTCATAATCGCCTCCCCGCCAATACACAAGCGACATGTTTTGTGTAATCGGATGATTTGGCGCTGTGTTGTATGCGGCAACGGCAAGCAGCGCCCCGGAAATAAGCGCTTCGCGAGGCATTTTTATAACCGCCGCCGATTTTGTAAGCACCGCGCGCAGTGCGGAAATAATCGGAACCTCAAAAGCGTTTCCGGCGGTAATATGAAGCTGGCGGGTTGGCATCGCACGAACGGCAACACCTTTATTGTTGACCTTTACCCAGCCGTTTAAGAAAGCGCTGCCGGGTTTTCCGTTATAAGACAGTTCCGCATCAATGATATCTTTTGCCGTTTTACCGTTTAAGGTTTTTGAAATCGCGGAAAGTTGTGCATTTATAATATTATCCGGGTATTTAGCAGTCAGGCCGTAGATTTTGGCTGCTTGCGACAGTAGATTTTTATTTTTACATAAATAATTGCCGATGTTATCCAAATAATCCAAAATTTCAGCTACGGAAAGGGAATAAAGGGTTTTTACAAGGTTATCGATGTCATTTTCAATCAAGTCTTCCGCCTTAATAATCGGCATCACTTGGTAGATATATCCGTCGGTGCATTCTGTTGTTTGGTTACCAGTAATCGGCTCTCTGATAACTTGAGCTTCATTAATTTT includes the following:
- the radA gene encoding DNA repair protein RadA; protein product: MAANKTRTMFVCRECGRENYRWEGKCPGCGEWNTLVEKVVSASASKKRPIDRENRPQKLSQVDTPPEARTPLALGEFNRVLGGGLVSGSLILLGGEPGIGKSTLLLQACACLAKENSEVVYVSGEETPRQTKLRAARLGINSDHLYVLSENDLEAVLEHLDQIKPSLAVIDSIQAVSLTGIESTTGSIVQVRECTTHLMHWAKTNQIPVIITGHVTKEGTIAGPKVLEHIVDCVLYLEGEQFSSYRLLRSIKNRFGSTNEVGIFEMKNEGMTEVTNPSQVFLSQRLEQAVGSAVVPTLEGSRPLLVEIQALTNTTSFGLPRRTANGVDFGRLLMITAVLSRRAYLKLGNQDIIVNATGGIQIKEPAADLAIALAIASSFKDKGINPEMAALGEIGLSGELRGISQPERRVTEAARLGFKKCIIPQASMKHIKTKDIQLLPASTLREAIRIGLTEEQSGDRAEE
- a CDS encoding diaminopimelate dehydrogenase, which codes for MLNLGIVGYGNLGRGVQAAIERSPDMELCAVLSRRPEIIQKELGDIPVFNSEGFTLPKGLKIDVMILCGGSKEDTPVQGPLFAKNFSTVDSYDAHANVPEYYQKMNMIARQMGNVSIISTGWDPGIFSIERMLGHSFFPQSTAYTFWGRGVSQGHSDAARKVAGVIDARQYTVPIESAIEEIRNGNVPELLKREMHKRLVYVVAENLHEHDRIRKEITEMPDYYADYETEVIFITEEEMKCKHSNLPHGGFVLTSAVTGDNHKQIIEYRLQLDNNPEFTGSILVACARAAYRMKQKGHAGAFTMLDIPPAFYSPLSGGELRQRFV
- a CDS encoding acyl-CoA reductase, whose translation is MDKSNLFVLEENVIGIPFLVKGKLIQPPSIKYQDLKEAFEGTDIGADYLKINEAQVIREPITGNQTTECTDGYIYQVMPIIKAEDLIENDIDNLVKTLYSLSVAEILDYLDNIGNYLCKNKNLLSQAAKIYGLTAKYPDNIINAQLSAISKTLNGKTAKDIIDAELSYNGKPGSAFLNGWVKVNNKGVAVRAMPTRQLHITAGNAFEVPIISALRAVLTKSAAVIKMPREALISGALLAVAAYNTAPNHPITQNMSLVYWRGGDYEIEKDLFKPKAFDRIIVWGGANAVTAIQNQNPFVRVISFNPKYGISLIGKKCFSANLKETVAKALKDVLINNQNSCNASLVHYVEGTKEQVNEYALLIQQGLKNYDRIAPNFVIPDAAGQIKRMKRGKYAGEKWYLNYTNENYVSGATVINGEFDILDHPLSRLVVIRPVDKAEDALKYIHQSVSTVGIFPEKLRLELKEQILGRGASTVLPLGQCDTVFGGMPHDGMIVLSQLVDWKTG